The Lusitaniella coriacea LEGE 07157 sequence GAACCGATACTTCTTGGAGTTGTTCTTTTATCCAACTATTAAACCGTTCGTTGAGCAACTGCGATCGCGTGGCTTCATCCAATTGCGCTGGAATTAACTCCTCCAAGCGGACAATGACAAACCACTTACTCAAACGAGTCGGCGGCCATAACTGACCCGGTTCGCTAATCGAGAGCATTTTAGCGAGAGTCGGGTGCGGGCTACTCAGTTCCACCGGGCCCACTCTTCCCCCCGTTTTCACCTCCGGTCCCTGGGAATATTGAGCGGCTAAATCCTCAAAAGGCGCTTCTTTTTCCAGCAGGCGACAGTACAATTCTTGGGCAAGACCCGCATCGTTCGTTCGCAATAAGGAATAAATCACTTTATCGAGTTTCGCCTTGCGTTGGAGAAAATAAGATTTGAGTTGATTGCCCCAAGTTTGTTGTTTGAACTTTTCTATTTTGACACTGCGTTCGACGAACTCATCGAGTTGAGTTTGGCTCATATCTCGGCGTTCCAGCCACTCCTGACGATCGGCATCAGTGTAGATTTGCTGCTGTTCCCCAAACTTTTGGCTCGCTTGACGATGTTCTTCGGGAGTACAATCAATCGGCGCGATCGCGCGATCGATAACCATTTCTCGTAACAGTTGAGGCAACAATTGATATTTCTTTAACAGGGGAATAACGTCCTCTGCCGTGATAGTTTGCTCTCCAACTTGTAGCACTGTACTCATAACTCAATTGAGTGAATTTATGTGAAGAATTCTAGGAAAAATGAACCCATTTCCCTCGATTTTCCCTGTATCTTACTACTCTGGCAAGCCAAGGCGCATCTAAAAATTTCTCCTAATTAACCCTCTATTGCCTCTATTAGGAGCGATCCTGAAAAGTCATGCGCTAACGGGTAAGCAATTTTCATGTTACTCTTTTAGTACAAACGTTCTAACTTCCGTGGCAATAAAGCCCACTACATGAGAAT is a genomic window containing:
- a CDS encoding peptidylprolyl isomerase, with the translated sequence MSTVLQVGEQTITAEDVIPLLKKYQLLPQLLREMVIDRAIAPIDCTPEEHRQASQKFGEQQQIYTDADRQEWLERRDMSQTQLDEFVERSVKIEKFKQQTWGNQLKSYFLQRKAKLDKVIYSLLRTNDAGLAQELYCRLLEKEAPFEDLAAQYSQGPEVKTGGRVGPVELSSPHPTLAKMLSISEPGQLWPPTRLSKWFVIVRLEELIPAQLDEATRSQLLNERFNSWIKEQLQEVSVRSIPVEGAFSG